One genomic region from Rosa rugosa chromosome 1, drRosRugo1.1, whole genome shotgun sequence encodes:
- the LOC133729717 gene encoding agamous-like MADS-box protein AGL61: protein MAMKSKKPSQGRQKIVIAKIPKRSNLQVTFSKRCSGLFKKASELCTLCGVEIVIIVFSPANKPFSFGHPSVESLISRFLTPSHLSVSSSTQHPQYCREVSVEHKLNMQLTQTQGHLEAEKQRGEALDKLSEDSERSSHCWWENSIEELGLDELQTLKAALEELKKNVTEEVHKMNDPCNSAVPFFMMNGIRLDHRLSERKAVEINVSHGSMIPPSAYSFGYGHGFF, encoded by the coding sequence ATGGCGATGAAGAGCAAAAAGCCTAGCCAGGGTCGCCAAAAGATTGTGATTGCCAAAATACCAAAGAGAAGTAACTTACAGGTCACATTCTCGAAACGTTGTTCAGGACTCTTCAAAAAGGCTAGTGAGCTCTGCACACTCTGTGGAGTTGAGATTGTGATCATAGTCTTTTCTCCGGCTAACAAGCCATTCTCTTTTGGCCATCCTAGTGTTGAGAGCCTCATCAGCCGCTTTCTTACTCCAAGCCATTTATCAGTTTCAAGTAGTACTCAACATCCTCAGTACTGCAGGGAGGTTAGTGTTGAACATAAGCTCAATATGCAGCTAACACAGACTCAAGGTCACTTGGAGGCTGAAAAACAGCGAGGAGAAGCACTTGACAAGCTGAGTGAAGACAGCGAGAGATCAAGCCATTGTTGGTGGGAAAACTCCATTGAGGAACTTGGATTGGATGAGCTTCAGACATTGAAGGCTGCGTTGGAGGAGCTCAAGAAGAATGTGACTGAAGAAGTCCACAAAATGAATGACCCTTGCAATTCTGCAGTACcattctttatgatgaatggtATTCGACTTGATCATCGTCTTTCCGAGAGAAAAGCCGTTGAGATTAATGTATCACATGGTTCCATGATCCCTCCTAGTGCCTATAGCTTTGGTTATGGACATGGCTTTTTCTGA
- the LOC133725270 gene encoding calmodulin-interacting protein 111-like, with protein sequence MPSKGKKNAKSQSRLSNSDSFASSGSIDFEPNEVNFATSLEQASSKYPSLIGKSAFIGQVTDVDDTSKSCKIWLSEPSMVANSFTPGSIVSVSLPCLRSRVSESFPLSSLADECARRFGVESCEGLANEPGTYFALATIFPSSKVSKNGVRLSSNLSKTMGCPASGRIIFIHSVQNTVRAGLLSDTEKPSSTKDCLSVSDCKELILELLHSNSRLTMNTTSTNTSAEKSFYWPENGMPASPKTPLNPSKLSFSNRSPLASPRREESASSVITPDEKFVEPFDVEEVLGDDTSKRLLQTCATTWLYSRCLLRGNLVTIPVLSQHCLLRVIGAKSLSDDKANNDSLHESSELVDKVNDAFLVKRETKVCFHLPSNLESKRRDLSMLQCKDAIANTGDDPSRLGGLSKEYAVLKDIIISSSMDTLSRLGLRPTKGVLLHGPPGTGKTSLARLCARDAGVNFFSVNGPEVVSQYYGKSEQALREVFDSASQAAPSVVFIDELDAIAPARKEGGEELSLRMVATLLNLMDGISTTERVLVIAATNRPDSIEPALRRPGRLDREIEIGVPSPKQRLEILHVLVGEMEHCLSDVQVQQLANATHGFVGSDLAALCNEAAFSSLRRYVNSRYPHDYLHRTSSTYEDCSNSLMVPDCLEDTTDMSRDYSDTASSSITHMAFSSENCLSVHLKGTNQDDDIEEELKVTFKDFESARIKVRPSAMREVIVEVPKVNWEDVGGQTEVKNQLIEAVMWPQKHQDEFKRIGISPPTGVLMFGPPGCSKTLMARAVASEARLNFLSVKGPELYSKWVGESEKAVRSVFAKARANAPAIIFFDEIDGLAAIRGKQNDGVSVSDRVISQLLVEMDGLQERVDVTVIAATNRPDKIDSALLRPGRFDRLLYVGPPDETDREEIFRIHLNNMKCSYINRRDLARQAEGYTGADIRLICREAGLAAIEESLCRKESLDALEIKMQHLETAIRQVKPTKTQFYQELSGKFQRLVLSNINPGNSS encoded by the exons ATGCCTTCAAAGGGCAAGAAGAACGCAAAGTCCCAATCGAGGCTGTCGAACTCTGACAGCTTTGCCTCTTCTGGGTCGATCGATTTTGAACCCAATGAAGTTAATTTTGCTACCTCACTTGAACAAGCTTCCAGCAAATACCCATCTCTGATTGGGAAATCCGCTTTCATTGGTCAAGTCACCGATGTCGATGACACCTCCAAAAGCTGTAAAATTTGGCTTTCAGAGCCTTCCATGGTTGCCAATTCCTTCACTCCTGGCTCCATTGTATCG GTGTCACTACCTTGTTTGAGAAGTAGAGTTTCAGAGAGCTTTCCTCTCAGCTCATTAGCAGATGAATGTGCTAGACGCTTTGGGGTTGAGTCTTGCGAAGGTTTGGCTAATGAACCAGGGACCTACTTTGCTCTTGCAACTATATTTCCTTCTTCTAAG GTTTCAAAGAATGGGGTACGATTGTCTTCAAATCTTTCAAAGACCATGGGTTGTCCTGCATCAGGCAGGATCATATTTATCCACTCCGTACAAAATACAGTCCGAGCTGGTCTTTTAAGTGATACAGAAAAACCATCTAGTACCAAAGATTGCCTCTCTGTGTCTGACTGTAAGGAGTTAATTTTGGAGCTACTCCATTCCAACAGTAGATTAACTATGAACACTACCTCTACAAACACTTCTGCTGAAAAATCGTTTTACTGGCCTGAAAATGGAATGCCTGCATCCCCTAAGACACCATTGAATCCATCAAAGCTTAGCTTTTCTAATAGAAGTCCATTAGCTTCACCTCGACGTGAGGAGTCAGCATCAAGTGTAATCACTCCAGATGAAAAATTTGTTGAACCTTTTGATGTTGAAGAGGTTTTAGGGGATGACACTTCAAAAAGACTTCTTCAGACGTGTGCTACTACATGGTTGTATTCTCGTTGTTTACTTCGTGGAAATCTAGTGACTATTCCTGTGCTTTCACAGCATTGTTTACTTCGAGTCATTGGTGCTAAGAGTTTATCAGATGATAAAGCTAATAATGACTCGCTTCATGAGTCCTCTGAGTTAGTGGACAAAGTAAATGATGCTTTTCTAGTGAAGCGGGAAACAAAAGTATGCTTTCATTTGCCATCAAACCTGGAATCTAAAAGAAGAGATCTTTCTATGTTGCAATGCAAGGATGCTATAGCTAATACAGGAGATGACCCATCAAGACTGGGTGGTCTTTCAAAAGAATATGCAGTTTTGAAAGACATCATAATATCATCATCTATGGACACCTTGTCACG TCTTGGTTTACGACCTACAAAGGGAGTGCTTCTTCATGGTCCGCCTGGTACGGGAAAGACTTCTTTGGCTCGATTATGTGCCCGTGATGCTGGTGTCAACTTTTTCTCTGTCAATGGACCTGAAGTTGTGAGTCAGTACTATGGAAAAAGTGAGCAAGCCTTACGTGAAGTTTTTGATTCAGCTAGCCAAGCTGCACCTTCTGTG GTATTCATTGATGAGTTGGATGCAATTGCACCTGCAAGGAAAGAGGGAGGTGAAGAGCTATCTCTGAGAATGGTTGCTACACTGCTGAATTTGATGGATGGGATTAGTACAACTGAAAGAGTACTTGTAATTGCTGCTACCAACAGGCCTGACAGTATTGAGCCTGCACTCAGACGACCTGGAAGACTTGACAGGGAAATTGAAATAG GAGTTCCATCTCCCAAGCAACGGCTTGAGATTCTACATGTTCTTGTCGGTGAAATGGAGCACTGTCTTTCAGATGTGCAAGTCCAACAACTTGCTAATGCTACACATGGTTTCGTAGGCTCTGATCTAGCTGCCCTTTGCAATGAGGCAGCCTTCAGTTCTCTTAGGCGTTATGTCAACTCTAGATATCCTCATGATTATTTGCATAGAACATCTAGTACTTATGAAGATTGTTCCAACAGTCTGATGGTACCTGATTGCTTAGAAGATACAACAGACATGTCAAGGGATTATTCAGATACTGCATCTTCATCTATCACACATATGGCGTTTTCTTCAGAGAATTGTTTGTCTGTGCATTTGAAGGGGACAAATCAAGATGACGATATTGAAGAAGAATTAAAAGTGACTTTTAAAGATTTTGAAAGTGCCAGGATAAAAGTGAGGCCCAGTGCTATGCGAGAG GTAATCGTTGAGGTCCCGAAGGTTAATTGGGAAGATGTTGGGGGTCAGACGGAGGTGAAGAATCAATTGATAGAAGCTGTAATGTGGCCCCAAAAGCACCAGGACGAATTCAAGCGTATAGGGATTTCTCCCCCAACAGGGGTCCTCATGTTTGGTCCTCCTGGTTGCAGCAAAACCCTCATGGCTCGTGCTGTAGCTTCTGAGGCACGGCTGAATTTCCTTTCTGTGAAGGGTCCAGAACTTTATAGCAAATGGGTTGGTGAATCTGAGAAGGCTGTGAGATCAGTGTTCGCAAAGGCAAGGGCTAATGCCCCAGCAATCATATTCTTTGATGAAATTGACGGTCTTGCTGCCATTCGTGGGAAGCAAAATGATGGAGTGTCTGTTTCAGATAGGGTCATAAGTCAACTTCTTGTCGAAATGGATG GTTTGCAAGAAAGAGTTGATGTCACTGTTATTGCGGCTACAAATCGGCCCGACAAGATTGATAGTGCGCTTCTAAGACCag GGCGCTTTGATCGCTTGCTATATGTGGGACCTCCAGATGAGACTGATCGTGAAGAGATATTTCGTATCCATTTGAACAATATGAAATGCAGCTATATCAACAGACGTGATCTTGCTCGTCAGGCCGAAGGCTATACAGGTGCTGATATTAGATTAATCTGTCGGGAAGCAGGTCTTGCAGCTATTGAG GAGAGCTTATGCCGTAAGGAGAGCCTTGATGCCTTAGAAATTAAAATGCAACATTTAGAGACTGCGATTAGACAAGTGAAGCCAACAAAAACTCAGTTTTATCAAGAgctatctggaaagtttcaaagACTCGTTCTTTCTAATATAAACCCGGGGAATTCGTCTTAG
- the LOC133725273 gene encoding putative pentatricopeptide repeat-containing protein At2g01510 — translation MTAFRSNLIKQCASLRVSESPKLKGLLCFHLNPPSFIDASIIKTGFDPNTYRSNFQLKNLLERGQLSRARQVFEQMPQKNTFSVNLMISSYVNCGNLCKARELLDGMVERTAVTWTILIGGYSQAGQYREAFKLYAEMHRWGTKPDYVTFATLLSGCSNMDATKEVVQVHSHILKLGYHSTLMVCNSLVDSYCKSHCLDFAFRLFKEMPERDAVTFNALITGYSKDGLNEGAINLFAEMQNLGYKPSEFTFAAVLCAGIGLDDIVLGQQVHGFVVKTNFVWNVFVGNALLDFYSKHDYVVEARKLFDEMPELDCISYNIIISSYVWDGQFKEALDLFRELQLTKYDRKQFPFATMLSLAANTLNINVGRQIHSQAIVATADSESQVGNSLVDMYGKCGRYTEARSIFASLADRSTVPWTALISAYVQKGLHEEGLELYNEMRRGDVSPDQATFASILRASANLASLSLGKQLHSSVIRLGFICNVFPASALLDMYAKCGSMKDALQTFQETPKRNIVCWNALISAYAQNGDGKGTLRSFEWMVQSGFAPDSVSFLSVLTACSHCGLVEEGLHYFNSLMHNSNIVPKREHYASMVDVLCRSGRFDEAEKLMARMPFEPDEIMWSSVLNSCRIHKNQELAERAASRLFNMAELRDAAAYVNLSNIYAETGEWESLREVKKAMRERGVRKVTAYSWVEIKHNIHVFTVNDHSHPESGKIMSKIDELAKEMEEEGHKADTSCALHNEDEEIKVESLKYHSERLAIAFALISTPEGSPIVVMKNLRACTDCHAAIKVITKIVGREITVRDSSRFHHFRDGLCSCGDFW, via the coding sequence ATGACAGCATTTAGATCAAACCTGATCAAACAATGTGCGAGTTTAAGAGTCTCTGAATCCCCAAAACTGAAAGGACTCCTCTGTTTCCACCTCAACCCCCCAAGTTTCATAGATGCCAGCATCATCAAGACGGGCTTCGATCCCAACACGTACCGCTCTAATTTTCAGCTCAAGAACTTGTTAGAACGAGGCCAGTTATCTCGAGCACGACAGGTGTTTGAGCAGATGCCTCAGAAAAACACTTTCTCAGTAAACCTGATGATTTCCAGTTATGTCAACTGTGGTAATCTTTGTAAGGCTAGAGAGTTGCTTGACGGCATGGTTGAGCGTACAGCTGTAACATGGACAATATTGATAGGTGGGTATTCGCAAGCTGGTCAATACCGTGAAGCATTTAAACTTTACGCCGAGATGCATAGGTGGGGAACTAAGCCGGATTATGTGACTTTTGCAACTCTATTATCTGGATGCAGCAACATGGATGCTACAAAGGAAGTAGTTCAGGTTCATTCTCATATCCTTAAATTGGGATATCATTCTACACTCATGGTCTGCAATTCTCTGGTTGACTCCTACTGCAAATCACATTGCCTGGATTTTGCTTTTCGGCTTTTCAAGGAAATGCCTGAAAGAGATGCTGTTACATTCAATGCATTGATAACAGGGTACTCGAAAGATGGGTTGAATGAAGGTGCTATTAACCTCTTTGCTGAAATGCAAAATCTGGGTTACAAGCCTTCTGAATTTACATTTGCAGCAGTACTTTGTGCCGGTATCGGTTTAGATGACATTGTGCTTGGGCAACAGGTTCATGGTTTTGTGGTTAAGACTAATTTTGTTTGGAACGTTTTTGTGGGAAATGCATTGCTCGATTTCTACTCAAAGCATGACTATGTGGTTGAAGCAAGGAAACTTTTTGATGAGATGCCAGAGTTGGATTGTATTTCTTACAATATAATCATCTCCTCCTATGTTTGGGATGGGCAATTTAAAGAGGCTCTTGATCTTTTCCGTGAATTGCAGCTTACCAAATATGACCGGAAGCAATTCCCTTTTGCAACCATGTTGAGCTTAGCAGCGAATACTCTGAACATAAATGTGGGCCGGCAGATACATTCCCAGGCCATTGTAGCAACAGCTGATTCAGAATCTCAGGTTGGAAATTCTTTGGTTGACATGTATGGCAAATGTGGCAGATATACCGAAGCCAGAAGTATATTTGCTAGTCTGGCTGACAGAAGTACAGTGCCATGGACTGCACTCATCTCAGCATATGTTCAGAAGGGACTCCATGAAGAAGGCCTGGAACTGTACAATGAGATGCGCAGAGGAGATGTTAGTCCCGACCAGGCCACTTTCGCAAGCATTTTAAGAGCCTCTGCAAATTTGGCTTCACTCTCACTAGGAAAGCAGTTACACTCATCAGTCATCAGATTAGGATTCATTTGCAACGTTTTTCCTGCCAGTGCACTTCTAGATATGTATGCAAAATGTGGGTCCATGAAAGATGCTCTTCAGACTTTTCAAGAGACGCCAAAGAGAAATATTGTATGTTGGAATGCCCTGATCTCAGCTTATGCACAAAATGGTGATGGTAAAGGGACTCTTAGATCATTTGAATGGATGGTTCAGTCAGGTTTTGCACCAGATTCTGTTAGCTTCTTGAGCGTTTTGACTGCTTGTAGTCACTGTGGGCTTGTTGAAGAAGGACTACATTACTTCAACTCCTTGATGCATAACTCTAACATTGTTCCAAAGAGAGAACACTATGCATCAATGGTGGATGTGTTGTGTCGAAGTGGGAGATTTGATGAAGCAGAGAAATTAATGGCTCGAATGCCATTTGAGCCCGATGAGATTATGTGGTCGTCTGTACTAAACTCATGCAGAATTCATAAGAATCAAGAATTGGCAGAGAGAGCCGCAAGCAGACTTTTCAATATGGCCGAGCTTAGGGACGCAGCTGCTTATGTCAACTTGTCAAACATTTATGCAGAAACAGGTGAGTGGGAGAGTTTGAGGGAAGTGAAGAAGGCAATGAGGGAGAGAGGAGTGAGAAAGGTTACAGCGTATAGTTGGGTAGAAATCAAACACAACATTCATGTATTTACAGTGAATGACCATAGCCATCCAGAGAGTGGAAAAATTATGTCAAAAATTGATGAGTTGGCGaaggagatggaagaggaagGACACAAGGCTGACACAAGCTGTGCCCTTCACAATGAAGATGAGGAAATAAAAGTGGAGTCTCTTAAATATCACAGTGAACGATTAGCAATTGCATTTGCATTGATCAGCACACCAGAAGGTTCGCCTATAGTGGTGATGAAGAATTTACGAGCTTGCACAGACTGCCATGCTGCAATTAAAGTGATCACTAAGATTGTTGGGAGGGAAATAACAGTTAGAGACTCGAGCAGGTTCCATCATTTTAGAGATGGGCTTTGCTCCTGTGGGGACTTTTGGTGA
- the LOC133725271 gene encoding uncharacterized protein LOC133725271 isoform X1, with protein MHLTEGLSSNALSHVHCSLAAIYTVWYILSLLNASMRRTEKRRLSLAQITSRSQSQMKGKSGPYISWNKEMDAALAKALIDQMKQGNKVGGQWTRHAIPAVVRELNMTLDLGLTKDNVKNRLKAWKRHYAIISDIKNQSQLMWDEGRKMVVIRSENLEAWNDYVESHPLARGYQNKFIDNWDDIALLCGKDKTTVEGAENIEDVEGAMGVEKENGVNFISNSRSLTHPSASTSESHPRMKKANKHSWRVEEENEVNSISNSHSSTHPSASTSNLHPKKKAKKVKKDLLADAIGEMTTSLKEYLASKMDLNRSQPKGEEVYEVVSKVPGLNRLQVFKAIRVLLNGNPEEFFSIEISS; from the exons ATGCATTTGACTGAAGGTCTGTCTTCCAACGCTTTGTCTCATGTGCATTGTAGTTTAGCTGCAATTTATACTGTGTGGTATATATTGTCGTTATTGAATGCAAGTATGAGAAGAACTGAAAAACGGCGGTTGTCTCTAGCCCAAATTACTTCTCGATCACAATCTCAGATGAAAGGCAAGTCAGGGCCATATATCTCATGGAACAAAGAAATGGATGCTGCATTGGCTAAAGCGTTGATTGACCAAATGAAGCAAGGTAATAAGGTTGGTGGACAGTGGACACGACATGCCATTCCAGCAGTTGTGCGTGAGTTAAATATGACTTTAGATCTTGGTTTGACAAAAGACAATGTGAAGAATAGACTTAAGGCTTGGAAGAGACATTATGCCATTATTTCTGATATCAAGAATCAAAGTCAGCTTATGTGGGATGAAGGTAGGAAGATGGTTGTAATCAGATCAGAAAATCTGGAAGCTTGGAATGATTATGTTGAG TCACATCCTCTTGCACGTGGTTATCAAAACAAATTCATCGATAATTGGGATGACATTGCATTGCTATGTGGGAAGGATAAGACAACAGTTGAAGGTGCAGAGAATATTGAAGATGTTGAAGGAGCAATGGGagttgaaaaggaaaatggagTCAATTTCATCTCTAATTCCCGTAGTCTTACACATCCTTCAGCTTCAACTTCGGAATCACATCCACGGATGAAGAAAGCCAACAAACATTCGTGGAgggttgaagaagaaaatgaagtcaATTCCATTTCTAATTCACATAGCTCAACACATCCTTCAGCATCAACTTCTAACTTGCATCCgaagaagaaagcaaagaaaGTGAAGAAAGATCTCTTGGCAGATGCAATTGGTGAGATGACGACTTCACTAAAGGAGTATTTGGCAAGCAAGATGGACCTGAATAGATCCCAACCCAAAGGTGAAGAAGTATATGAAGTGGTTTCAAAGGTACCAGGGCTCAATAGATTGCAGGTTTTTAAGGCTATACGAGTATTACTGAATGGTAACCCAGAAGAATTCTTTTCTATTGAAATATCTTCCTGA
- the LOC133725271 gene encoding uncharacterized protein LOC133725271 isoform X2, producing the protein MHLTEAQITSRSQSQMKGKSGPYISWNKEMDAALAKALIDQMKQGNKVGGQWTRHAIPAVVRELNMTLDLGLTKDNVKNRLKAWKRHYAIISDIKNQSQLMWDEGRKMVVIRSENLEAWNDYVESHPLARGYQNKFIDNWDDIALLCGKDKTTVEGAENIEDVEGAMGVEKENGVNFISNSRSLTHPSASTSESHPRMKKANKHSWRVEEENEVNSISNSHSSTHPSASTSNLHPKKKAKKVKKDLLADAIGEMTTSLKEYLASKMDLNRSQPKGEEVYEVVSKVPGLNRLQVFKAIRVLLNGNPEEFFSIEISS; encoded by the exons ATGCATTTGACTGAAG CCCAAATTACTTCTCGATCACAATCTCAGATGAAAGGCAAGTCAGGGCCATATATCTCATGGAACAAAGAAATGGATGCTGCATTGGCTAAAGCGTTGATTGACCAAATGAAGCAAGGTAATAAGGTTGGTGGACAGTGGACACGACATGCCATTCCAGCAGTTGTGCGTGAGTTAAATATGACTTTAGATCTTGGTTTGACAAAAGACAATGTGAAGAATAGACTTAAGGCTTGGAAGAGACATTATGCCATTATTTCTGATATCAAGAATCAAAGTCAGCTTATGTGGGATGAAGGTAGGAAGATGGTTGTAATCAGATCAGAAAATCTGGAAGCTTGGAATGATTATGTTGAG TCACATCCTCTTGCACGTGGTTATCAAAACAAATTCATCGATAATTGGGATGACATTGCATTGCTATGTGGGAAGGATAAGACAACAGTTGAAGGTGCAGAGAATATTGAAGATGTTGAAGGAGCAATGGGagttgaaaaggaaaatggagTCAATTTCATCTCTAATTCCCGTAGTCTTACACATCCTTCAGCTTCAACTTCGGAATCACATCCACGGATGAAGAAAGCCAACAAACATTCGTGGAgggttgaagaagaaaatgaagtcaATTCCATTTCTAATTCACATAGCTCAACACATCCTTCAGCATCAACTTCTAACTTGCATCCgaagaagaaagcaaagaaaGTGAAGAAAGATCTCTTGGCAGATGCAATTGGTGAGATGACGACTTCACTAAAGGAGTATTTGGCAAGCAAGATGGACCTGAATAGATCCCAACCCAAAGGTGAAGAAGTATATGAAGTGGTTTCAAAGGTACCAGGGCTCAATAGATTGCAGGTTTTTAAGGCTATACGAGTATTACTGAATGGTAACCCAGAAGAATTCTTTTCTATTGAAATATCTTCCTGA
- the LOC133740055 gene encoding uncharacterized protein LOC133740055: MAWRQILFHTRAILTPHSTTGLASFSTKSTPYLEKVGIPEFLKGIGNGVEAHVAKIESEIGDFQKLLLTRTLRLKKLGIPVKQRKLILKYTHKYRLGLWRPLAQPMKS, from the exons ATGGCTTGGAGGCAAATACTGTTCCACACCAGAGCAATTTTGACTCCACATTCAACAACTGGGCTCGCCAGCTTCTCCACCAAATCAACCCCATACTTGG AGAAAGTCGGGATACCCGAATTTTTAAAAGGAATAGGCAATGGGGTGGAAGCTCATGTGGCTAAAATTGAATCTGAGATTGGTGACTTTCAGAAGCTGCTCCTCACTCGTACTCTCAGACTGAAGAAACTTGGCATCCCTGTCAAACAA AGGAAGCTGATCTTGAAATACACCCACAAGTATAGGCTGGGACTCTGGAGGCCTCTAGCTCAGCCAATGAAATCCTAG
- the LOC133729707 gene encoding agamous-like MADS-box protein AGL61, with protein sequence MAMQIKKPSQGRQKIAITKIPNRSNLQVTFSKRCAGLFKKASELCTLCGVEIAIVVFSPSNKPFSFGHPSIKTLIGRFLSPIPSSFPSSTQQALYPRKASVEHELNMQLTGTQGRLEAEKKRGEELDKMSKDSQRSSHCWWDKPIEELGLDELQMLKAAMEELKKNVIEQIHKINGPAKFSVPFSVMNLDHHLSERKFAEINGCHGSMIPSCAYGYGHGSFF encoded by the coding sequence ATGGCAATGCAGATCAAGAAGCCGAGCCAGGGTCGCCAAAAGATTGCAATCACCAAAATTCCCAACAGGAGTAATTTACAAGTCACATTCTCGAAACGTTGTGCAGGACTGTTCAAGAAGGCTAGTGAGCTCTGCACACTTTGTGGAGTTGAGATTGCAATAGTAGTCTTTTCTCCTTCCAACAAGCCCTTCTCTTTCGGCCATCCTAGCATTAAGACCCTCATCGGCCGCTTTCTTTCTCCAATCCCTTCATCATTTCCCAGTAGTACTCAACAAGCTCTGTACCCCAGGAAGGCTAGTGTTGAACATGAGCTCAACATGCAGCTAACCGGGACTCAAGGCCGACTGGAGGCTGAGAAAAAGCGAGGGGAAGAGCTTGACAAGATGAGTAAAGACAGCCAGCGATCGAGTCATTGTTGGTGGGATAAGCCAATTGAGGAACTTGGATTGGATGAGCTCCAGATGTTGAAGGCTGCAATGGAGGAGCTCAAGAAGAATGTGATTGAACAAATCCACAAAATAAATGGTCCTGCCAAATTTTCAGTACCATTCTCTGTGATGAATCTTGATCATCATCTTTCTGAGAGAAAGTTTGCTGAGATTAATGGATGTCATGGTTCCATGATCCCTTCTTGTGCCTATGGCTATGGACATGGTTCTTTTTTTTGA